A genomic region of Solanum dulcamara chromosome 2, daSolDulc1.2, whole genome shotgun sequence contains the following coding sequences:
- the LOC129871346 gene encoding uncharacterized protein LOC129871346: protein MERNPYVSVKKNGVKTTKNYSRNQLKIEGDQLTRQIQGEVPWCMLFADDIVLIDETHNGVNDKLEGWRQTLESKGFKLSRTKTEYLECSFSGLPREADGEVRLGTQAIQKKRSFKYLGSIIQEDGDIDDDVSHRISAGWMKWRLASGVLCDKKVPPKLKGKFYKVVVRPTLLYGVECWPIKKLHVQKMRVAEMRMLRWMCGHTRMDRIRNEDIRDKVGVASVEDKMLERD from the exons ATGGAGCGAAATCCATATGTATCAGTGAAAAAAAATGgagtaaaaacaacaaaaaactaCAGtagaaatcaattgaaaatcgAAGGAG atcaattgactagacaaatacaaggtgaggtgccttggtgtatgttgttcgcggatgacatagtcctgattgacgagactcacaacggagttaacgacaagctggagggctggagacagacgttggagtctaaaggatttaaattgagtaggaccaagacagaatacttggagtgcagtttcagtggactgccgcgtgaggctgacggggaagtgaggcttggtacccaggccattcaaaagaaaagaagcttcaaataccttgggtctattatacaggaagatggggatatcgacgacgatgtttcacaccgcatcagtgcagggtggatgaaatggaggctcgcctccggagtgctgtgtgacaagaaagtgccaccaaaactcaaaggcaagttctacaaagtggtggttagaccgaccctattgtacggggtggagtgttggccaatcaagaaacttcatgtccagaagatgagagtcgcggaaatgcgaatgctgcggtggatgtgtgggcacactaggatggatagaattaggaatgaagatatccgagacaaggtgggagtggcatcggtggaggacaagatgctgGAGCGAGACTAA